The genomic stretch GATGGAGAACTGTCACCACTTCCGGTACTGGGCGGCCAGCTGCCTCGGAGACGCGGTGGTATAAGTGCCGAGCCAGTCACTGAAGAAGATGCTACAAGCTATGTGAAAAAGGTGCAATCAATTGTGTATATTTTCTTCCATCCTTACAATATTTGTTGTCAATTTCTACATTGGAGCTTCAAAAAAGAGTGTATTTGTCATTAAAAGGCTAGTAAACACCTGTACCAGCAccagtatattttatagtgctATGGACAATGTTGACCAATTAACATCAGCTAGCTCCTTAGCttcttcttaaaaaaaatccttataAGATTAAGacttttgaatttgaaaattgtAGGTTGTGCCAAAGGATTACAAGACTATGGGGGCACTGTCAAGAGCTATTGCCTCCAATGTACTGTTTACACATTTGGATGAGTCTGAGAGGGCCGATATGTTTGATGCCATGTTTCCCGTGCAATGTCTTGTGGGTGAAACAGTGATACAACAAGGAGATGAGGgagataatttttacattattgaTTCAGGTGAAGTTGAGGTGTGTTGAAcggtttattattatcttaatatatgtatataaatctcgtgtcacaatgtttgtcctcaatggactcctaaaccacttaaccgattataaaatgtaaagctGTTGGATTACctaccaaaataaataaataataaaattcgcacaccatgtgcagtttgatccaacttgagagataggatagtttaaatctcaaatcgttttagagaaagagGGCGAAGcccgggcggtaagctagtagtgtattttatatttttgttaaatgtctataatatttgaatcacaaattcaatttattttttatttttataaataactaacttaccgcccacggcttcgcccgctttgtctgaaacctaataaattatatacaaaaaccttcctcttaaatcactctatctattaaaaaaaactgcatcaaaatccgttgcgtagttttaaagatttaagcatacaaagggacatagggacagaaaaagcgactttgttttatactatgtagtgattaggTCAGCAGTTATCACATGTTTGAGAGCAaagatatttgaaataaataattttcttggaatgtatgtatattttctagGACTTTGTAGATATTCAATTGTTTGTTACTAGGTATTAGTTAATGGTGAAGTGGTAACAACAATAGGAGAGGGTGGAAGTTTTGGAGAACTAGCTCTTATATACGGAACACCGAGAGCCGCGACTGTGCGTGCGAGAACTCCGCTCAAACTATGGGGTCTCGATCGAGACTCCTACAGAAGAATATTAATGGGTTCGACTATAAGAAAACGGCGCATGTATGATGAATTCTTATCTAGGGTTTCTATACTTGgtatgtttatgtttatattaatctTACTATAAGCTATTTCTGAAACTGTATCCACTTTCGTATTTACTTTCGTATTATTTGTCATACATGATACATATGAACTTATTGTCTCGATTTAAATAtactgatatatttttaactgactTCATTCATATACAGTTATTACTAATTAGTATATTCGGAGGAGATGAAATTTGATACGCTATTGGATTAAGTGCATATtgcagtaataaaaaaaaattaaagatgtaaaatcacaaaaaaaaatgaaacacatTTGCATCAGCAcgtaatatataatacatattataaatctacTCCTCTGGATAACTTTGATCGAATTTCGACCACTCGTAATATCTAGCAATAATTCTAATTGCTGGCATAAAATATTCCAGAGAGTTTGGAGAAATGGGAACGATTGACAGTAGCAGATGCACTCGAGCCGGTGTCATTCAACGACGGCGAAACTATTGTGCGCCAAGGCGAGCCTGGAAACGATTTCTACATTATTGTTGAAGGTATGTTATAAGTACGGAAGTCTTATGGGCGCTAATACCCGAATTTtctccatttttttttaatttcaacacAATACagtaataagtaaaatatgcGGAAGTTGACATGCAACTTTTCCTTTTTAGAATCGTTCTAATGTAATGTTTGATACCGAttcaaaaatctttatttttcattcagttgtaaatatttacttcacataaaaagtaaagtaaaCCTTAAACAGTATTTTTTGTGTCTTGTTAGGTTTAAATGATTACTTCCCCTTTTGATGATGACGCGCGACGGCAGCTAGTAAAGCCTAATAACTCTGAATTCGCGTTAACTGGGCAGGGGTCAATTTAGAGacgatttctttttaaatttgtgtgCAAAAGTATGCATGGGGATGTGTCACAATGGATACTAGGTATTTAACACGTTGttatatgttacagtcaaaaccttgaaccagtcaatatccttattgacggttattaaggttattgactaaaggcgtcggttaatatccttattgactgattttatctgataaaatcagttaataaggatattgaccgacacccttagtcaataaccttattaactgatttaaaGAGCAGACATTcagtcaatataggttttaaccaaCGTACTGAATAGATTTTAACACTTAAACCTTTCTGTAATGggcaagtaaaaaaaaaactttagtaCTTTAAAGCAGACCACAATGATCGACAGGTACAGCGGTGGTGCTGCAGCAGCGCGGCGGCGAGGCGGAGGGCGCGGCGGTGGAGGTGGGCCGGCTCGGGCCGTCGGACTACTTCGGCGAGATCGCGCTGCTGCTGGACCGGCCGCGCGCCGCCACCGTGCGCGCCGCCGGCCCGCTCAAGTGCGTCAAGCTCGACCGCGCCAGGTATCACCAGCCATCTTGTTTTCAGCTCACACCAGCCATCTTGTTTTCAGCTCACACCAGCCATCTTGTTTTCAGCTCACACCAGCcatcttgtttattttaagctattgcatagcttctatcgcgggccttgagcgcggggaccgaatcccgTAGGCCTAGTGTGAGTTtgatcgagtacgaaacgttactatcgcgtctgcgtcacagcgaaatttgtatggggaatcaaagcttccccattcgtccgctaggggcgctgttcgatttACCATACTAATTCGGTTGTGACGCAGACGCAATAGTGGTAGCATTCGGATCTGGGCGGTCGCGACCTGGCAGCCGCGGCCCTGCAGCCGGGAACATTGTCGCTGCTGTGCGGCGCTGCCAGAAGCTTACGGATAACAGCGTCCGCGACCCGGGCAGCGACTGCCACGCGCAGTAGTCAAACAGCACTCAGTCAAAATAATAGTCAAATATACGAAAGCGAGAACTCGTGAAGAGACTGATAGAGGACGAAGAAGAGGATGATCAAATAATGTTGGTCTTACTATCATCAAAGAGGAATAAAATCGATTCATTATATCATAACATTATCCTTATAGGTTTTGAGTCGAGGATCGTAAAGTGGTAGATTTTTAGCAATTCATTCAACTAAAAACTCGTCGTTTTCATCGGTAAACGTTGCCATATTGTGACTCTTCGCGTACGAGCAGCGCGACCGTACTGCTTCCGGAGCGGCCCGGCGGCGCTGCCAAAGTCGCGAGCAGGCCACGCCCCTCGGCCGCGCGGCTCGGTCGCTTGCGTCGGAAACTATCGCATACAATTCCCTACGAAGCGGTGCGGCGCGACCACGGTCGTGGCTGCGGGGCAGCGGCTGCCGGGTCGCGACCGCCCAGATCCGAATGCTACcttaacgtttcgtactcgatcaaactcgcactaggcctacagaaattgcgtaacgaaaaacctcactcTTCCCACTCcaacgggcacggaggtgtggcttgaaggcatgc from Colias croceus chromosome 9, ilColCroc2.1 encodes the following:
- the LOC123694322 gene encoding cAMP-dependent protein kinase type I regulatory subunit isoform X1, which produces MKNMDTMEEEQCLHQCENYIQSHNIQILLKNCIVQLCLNRPDDPVTFLRQYFQKLEREQVKAAAAAAATSEGEADGELSPLPVLGGQLPRRRGGISAEPVTEEDATSYVKKVVPKDYKTMGALSRAIASNVLFTHLDESERADMFDAMFPVQCLVGETVIQQGDEGDNFYIIDSGEVEVLVNGEVVTTIGEGGSFGELALIYGTPRAATVRARTPLKLWGLDRDSYRRILMGSTIRKRRMYDEFLSRVSILESLEKWERLTVADALEPVSFNDGETIVRQGEPGNDFYIIVEGTAVVLQQRGGEAEGAAVEVGRLGPSDYFGEIALLLDRPRAATVRAAGPLKCVKLDRARFERVLGLCADILKRNIAQYNSFVSLSV
- the LOC123694322 gene encoding cAMP-dependent protein kinase type I regulatory subunit isoform X3; this translates as MEQVKAAAAAAATSEGEADGELSPLPVLGGQLPRRRGGISAEPVTEEDATSYVKKVVPKDYKTMGALSRAIASNVLFTHLDESERADMFDAMFPVQCLVGETVIQQGDEGDNFYIIDSGEVEVLVNGEVVTTIGEGGSFGELALIYGTPRAATVRARTPLKLWGLDRDSYRRILMGSTIRKRRMYDEFLSRVSILESLEKWERLTVADALEPVSFNDGETIVRQGEPGNDFYIIVEGTAVVLQQRGGEAEGAAVEVGRLGPSDYFGEIALLLDRPRAATVRAAGPLKCVKLDRARFERVLGLCADILKRNIAQYNSFVSLSV
- the LOC123694322 gene encoding cAMP-dependent protein kinase type I regulatory subunit isoform X2 — translated: MLSMFQLTAETQNRFVKAAAAAAATSEGEADGELSPLPVLGGQLPRRRGGISAEPVTEEDATSYVKKVVPKDYKTMGALSRAIASNVLFTHLDESERADMFDAMFPVQCLVGETVIQQGDEGDNFYIIDSGEVEVLVNGEVVTTIGEGGSFGELALIYGTPRAATVRARTPLKLWGLDRDSYRRILMGSTIRKRRMYDEFLSRVSILESLEKWERLTVADALEPVSFNDGETIVRQGEPGNDFYIIVEGTAVVLQQRGGEAEGAAVEVGRLGPSDYFGEIALLLDRPRAATVRAAGPLKCVKLDRARFERVLGLCADILKRNIAQYNSFVSLSV
- the LOC123694322 gene encoding cAMP-dependent protein kinase type I regulatory subunit isoform X4 — encoded protein: MVKAAAAAAATSEGEADGELSPLPVLGGQLPRRRGGISAEPVTEEDATSYVKKVVPKDYKTMGALSRAIASNVLFTHLDESERADMFDAMFPVQCLVGETVIQQGDEGDNFYIIDSGEVEVLVNGEVVTTIGEGGSFGELALIYGTPRAATVRARTPLKLWGLDRDSYRRILMGSTIRKRRMYDEFLSRVSILESLEKWERLTVADALEPVSFNDGETIVRQGEPGNDFYIIVEGTAVVLQQRGGEAEGAAVEVGRLGPSDYFGEIALLLDRPRAATVRAAGPLKCVKLDRARFERVLGLCADILKRNIAQYNSFVSLSV